The genomic interval AAAAAGATTCACTTTATTAATTGAATCATCTTTCTGATCTATAATTATTGCAAATGCCTTTTCATTATATTGTTGCCTATACTTAAAAGGCAACTTAATATCATTAGCTAATGACAAATAAGAGCCTAAACTATCTTCTGATAAATTTACATTTTTATCTCCATTGATTTTTTTGGTACAACCAAAAAAAGCAACACATAAGAACAATAATATTAAGTAGTTATTTTTCAACAGTTTTTTGAATTTTACCAAAAATACTAAAAACTATAGACGAAAAAAAAAGGCTGTCAAAAAAATGACAGCCTTTTCTTAATCTTAAATGTTTTTTTTTAGTCTACTTTAACATCAATTCGTCTTGATTGACGATCAGTATCAAAGTTCTTTAAACTGCTATAATTTATATCTGATTTTGTTCCTATTCCGGCAACATCAACTTTATGCCTGCCGTCTCTTGTACCATTTCCATCGACACCGATCATTATATCAATATTTCCTGCAATTGATTTATTTTTTTTCTCTGGAGTTGCGAATGAAGTTGCTACCATTATCAAAGAAAATAGTCCGAATGTTAAAGCTGCTTTTTTCATGTTTTCTAGGTTTTAGATGATTGATTTAAGGTTTTTGGGGGAATCATCGCCGGGTGCGAATCATAGTGTAAAGCTAACTCTACAAATGCAAAAAACTTATATGAAAAAACAGGTTTATGGTAGAACATGCCCAATTGATAGTCAATGAACGTGAAATATATGTAAACATCTAATTCTTAGACCTCTAAATAATTTCCTACTGAAAAATCAGCAATAATTAAATCTATGTTTGATTTATAGGTTTTCGAAAAAGGAATTTTTTTCGAAGAATTTTTAATATAACAGATTGAATTTCCGTTATGAATCCGTGCAATATAATTTCGATTGATAATATAACTATTATGAATTCGAATAAACGGATGCTGCAAAATACTTTCAAAATGTTTCAATGTTTTAAAAGCTGTAATCATTTCGCCGGAATTCAAATAAATATCGGTCGAATTATTATCAGCTTGAAAATACGAAATATCTGATGAGCTAATGTAACGATAATCCCCATAAGATTTCACACATATCAACAATGAGTTTTCAACAATTTGAGAAATTTTTTCATTCGGAATTATTGGAGAAGTAATTCCCTGACAAGCACTTACAACATTGACCTCAACAACTTCTTTATTCAATTTAAGAATACTTTTCAGCATATCAATTGTCAATATCGGCTTTAAGATATAATCAAAAACACCATACTGAATGGCGTCAAAAGCCCATTCTTTTTTAGTAGTAGTAACAATTATTTTAGGCAAAACTGATAAAAACCTGTGCAATTCGTTAATAAAAGCAAGCGATAAATTACTGGATCTATCTTTGGGATCTATTTCCAGAAAAACAATCGAAGGCTTGTGCTCCAAAACTAAATTTAAGCCTTCAGGATAATTAGTCGCCGATGCTGCAAAAGTTAATTCTGAAAACCCTTCTGCAATTGTTTTGGTCTTCAAAATACTTTCTACATCATCGTCAATAATAATATACGAATACTTTTTCAATGTTAGTTTTTGTTGATTTTTCATGAATCCACCACAACTATTCCTTTAGTTTCATCAATACTTTTGAAAAAATTTACTTTTAATATATTTTTTGCGATCAAAATTACAGATTTCATTTATCTAAACTTTTCAATGTTAACACATTACAAACAAATGTTAAAACATAAAGCTGAAATGCAAATTTCATCGACAAAATACACATTTTTGAATTAAAAAAATCCCAAATTCCATAAAGGAATTTGGGATTTTATATCATTAAGTATAAAAATTTACATTTTCATCAACCAGTTTTTCATAGAAACCTCGTTTTCGATAATGTCTTTCAATTCAGAAATTTTTACACGGTCTTGTTTCATTGTATCTCTATGACGAATTGTTACTGTTTCGTCTTCGATAGTCTGATGATCTACTGTAATACAAAACGGAGTTCCAAGAGCATCTTGTCTTCTGTAACGACGTCCTACAGCATCTTTTTCATCATACGCTACATTGAAATCCCATTTTAAATCTTCGATGATTTTTTTAGAAATTTCAGGTAATCCATCTCTTTTAATTAATGGTAAAACGGCAGCTTTTGTTGGCGCTAAAACAGCCGGTAATTTTAAAACTGTTCTTGTTGAACCGTCTTCTAAAACTTCTTCTTGTAATGAAGTTGCAAAAACAGCCAGGAACATACGATCTAATCCTACTGAAGTTTCTACTACATATGGCACATAGTTTTCATTCAATTCCGGATCAAAATATTGTAATTTTCTACCTGAATATTGTTCGTGCGCTTTTAAGTCGAAATCAGTACGAGAGTGAATACCTTCTAGTTCTTTGAATCCGAATGGGAAATTAAACTCGATATCAGCAGCTGCATTTGCGTAATGTGCTAATTTTTCGTGATCGTGAAAACGATAATTTTCTTTTCCTAATCCTAATGATAAGTGCCAGTTTAAACGGGCTTCTTTCCAGTGATGGTACCATTTCATTTCTTCACCCGGACGAACGAAAAATTGCATTTCCATTTGTTCAAATTCACGCATACGGAAAATGAATTGTCTTGCAACAATCTCATTTCTGAACGCTTTACCGGTTTGAGCGATTCCAAAAGGAACTTTCATACGACCAGATTTCTGAACGTTTAAAAAGTTCACAAAAATACCCTGAGCTGTTTCCGGACGCAAATATAAATCCATTGCAGAATCTGCAGAAGCTCCAAGTTTAGTTCCGAACATTAAGTTGAATTGCTTTACGTCTGTCCAGTTACGAGAACCGGTTTCAGGATCAGCAATTTCTAATTCTTCGATTAAAGCTTTTACATCCTGAAGATCATCAGTCATTCCTTTTGCAAGTCTTGCTAAAATTTCTTTGTTTTTTGAAAGATATCCTACCACGCGAGCATTTGTCGTAATAAATTCTTCTTCGTTAAAAGCATCACCAAAACGAACTCTGGCTTTATCAATCTCTGTTTTAGCTTTTATATTTAACTTTTCAGCATATTCTTCTACTAAAACGTCAGCTCTATATCTTTTTTTCGAATCTTTATTGTCAATTAACGGATCATTAAAAGCATCAACGTGGCCTGAAGCTTTCCAAGTTGTTGGATGCATCAATATTGCAGCATCAAGGCCGACAATATTTTCATTCATCTGAACCATTGATTTCCACCAATATTCACGGATATTCTTTTTTAACTCGACACCATTTTGTGCATAATCATAGACTGCACTCAATCCATCGTATACTTCGCTTGACGGAAAAATAAATCCGTACTCTTTTGCGTGCGAAACCACATTCTTAAATAAATCTTCTTGTTTTGCCATAGTGATGCAAAAATATAAAAAGTACGTTTAAAAAAAAGAAAAAATACAAAGATTGCAGGATTGATTTTGTTATTTTTGTAACTAAATTCTTTCTATTTGTGTTTAAATTTATAATCGACCTCTTTTTTCCTAAAGTTTGCGCGGGATGTCATCGCGTTTTGGTCACGAACGAAACTGTTTTATGCACAAGCTGTCGCCATGAAATGCCTCTTACTCAATATCATCTGGATACCAAAAATGAAGCTGTCAAAAAATTTTATGGCAAAGTTGAGATCGAACATGCTTCGGCCCTTTTATATTTTAACAAAAAAGGAATCGTTCAGGAACTCATTCACAATTTAAAATACAAAGGTCACGAAGAAATTGGCACCGTTTTAGGAAATTGGTATGCAGCGGATTTAAAAGAATTGAATCTGGAAACTCCTTTTGATATTATAATTCCGGTTCCGCTTCATCCAAAAAAATTAAAAGAAAGAGGTTATAATCAGGTTACTACTTTTGGACAAACTTTGTCTGAAGGACTGAATATCCCGTACAACGATTCTATTTTATATCGAAAAACATATTCTAAAACACAATCAAAAAAGAATCTCGCAGGAAGATCTGACAATATCGAAAACATCTTTGATTCAAAAAACTCAGAAGATTATCAAAACAAACATTTTCTAATCGTCGATGATGTTCTTACAACTGGCGCCACGCTTGAAGCTTGTTCACGCGCTTTATTAAAAATCCCGGGAGCAAAAATCAGCATTGTTTGTATGGCAATGGCAAACTCTTAACCTTTACAGGAAATTTCAAAAAATAAATTCCAAATTCCAAGTTAATTGGCCCACAGATTTTACGGATTAAGCGGGTTTACGCGGGTTAAATATTATTTATTTAGATTATGAAGATGCACTGCCGTGCATCTCTACAATATTAACGAGAGAATTAAACTAATAAACGATTATAAAACAAAAATCCGTGACAATCTGTTTAATCCGTAAAATCTGTGGGCAAAATTAATTCACTACAATTTTCTTAACTGTTCTTCGATCGCCATCAATAACCGTTACAAGATAGATACCCGAAGACACATTTGATAATTGAATATTTTGATTAAAATTAGAAGTGTTATCAAAAGAATTAGAATATACTTTTTTACCTAAAATATCGT from uncultured Flavobacterium sp. carries:
- a CDS encoding glycine--tRNA ligase; its protein translation is MAKQEDLFKNVVSHAKEYGFIFPSSEVYDGLSAVYDYAQNGVELKKNIREYWWKSMVQMNENIVGLDAAILMHPTTWKASGHVDAFNDPLIDNKDSKKRYRADVLVEEYAEKLNIKAKTEIDKARVRFGDAFNEEEFITTNARVVGYLSKNKEILARLAKGMTDDLQDVKALIEELEIADPETGSRNWTDVKQFNLMFGTKLGASADSAMDLYLRPETAQGIFVNFLNVQKSGRMKVPFGIAQTGKAFRNEIVARQFIFRMREFEQMEMQFFVRPGEEMKWYHHWKEARLNWHLSLGLGKENYRFHDHEKLAHYANAAADIEFNFPFGFKELEGIHSRTDFDLKAHEQYSGRKLQYFDPELNENYVPYVVETSVGLDRMFLAVFATSLQEEVLEDGSTRTVLKLPAVLAPTKAAVLPLIKRDGLPEISKKIIEDLKWDFNVAYDEKDAVGRRYRRQDALGTPFCITVDHQTIEDETVTIRHRDTMKQDRVKISELKDIIENEVSMKNWLMKM
- a CDS encoding LytTR family DNA-binding domain-containing protein; this translates as MKKYSYIIIDDDVESILKTKTIAEGFSELTFAASATNYPEGLNLVLEHKPSIVFLEIDPKDRSSNLSLAFINELHRFLSVLPKIIVTTTKKEWAFDAIQYGVFDYILKPILTIDMLKSILKLNKEVVEVNVVSACQGITSPIIPNEKISQIVENSLLICVKSYGDYRYISSSDISYFQADNNSTDIYLNSGEMITAFKTLKHFESILQHPFIRIHNSYIINRNYIARIHNGNSICYIKNSSKKIPFSKTYKSNIDLIIADFSVGNYLEV
- a CDS encoding phosphoribosyltransferase family protein; this translates as MFKFIIDLFFPKVCAGCHRVLVTNETVLCTSCRHEMPLTQYHLDTKNEAVKKFYGKVEIEHASALLYFNKKGIVQELIHNLKYKGHEEIGTVLGNWYAADLKELNLETPFDIIIPVPLHPKKLKERGYNQVTTFGQTLSEGLNIPYNDSILYRKTYSKTQSKKNLAGRSDNIENIFDSKNSEDYQNKHFLIVDDVLTTGATLEACSRALLKIPGAKISIVCMAMANS